One Clupea harengus chromosome 3, Ch_v2.0.2, whole genome shotgun sequence DNA window includes the following coding sequences:
- the nrcamb gene encoding neuronal cell adhesion molecule isoform X10 — translation MPVCCTTALGRMRTAAVLLVLFLGHIVAPLEVPLDPKVLEGLPQPPTITLESPKDYIVDPREHIVIRCEAKAKPPPSFSWTRNGTHFDIDKDPKVNMRPNSGTLVVDISGKDKAEAYEGVYQCTARNEHGTAVSNNIVIRQPRSPLWSKEDNPPIIVQEGASLVLKCRPPAGLPPPIVFWMDHNFLRLPLNRRVSQGLNGDLYFSNAVVSDSRTDYICYARFTHTQTIQQKQPITVRVVNNGATEDRRPSFQVPSGPTSSKMVLRGEVLDMECIAEGLPTPDITWAKVSGELPTKRFTYHNFRKNLRITGVTEADAGQYRCTAKNTLGSIHHVITVTVKAAPYWIMAPQNLVLAPRERGQLICRASGNPKPTIGWFVNGVPIHNVPDDPGRVVEGDTIMFEDVMTGSSAVYQCNASNEYGYLLANAFVNVLSEPPRMLTPRDKVYQVIMNKPATLDCSSFGSPIPKITWFKDSHPTTLEGDPYVFYDNGTLVIPVAQAMNSGKYTCVALNMLGKSDNQVYLEVKEPTRILKQPEYQKVQRNRDVVFECKVKHDPSLNPTMIWLKDNGELPDDERFIVDSDSLTITEVTESDAGTYTCIMNTTLDQDSASANLMVVEVVNEQPDPPIDLELTDQKPRSVQLTWTPGNDHNSPIKSFLIQYEDSLHDRGNWHNMTEVPGTKITAHLKLSPFVHYTFRVLALNEVGYSHPSLPSQQYRTKAAVPDENPIGVQGIGTQPDNLVIYWKPLTGLQSNGPGLQYIVFWKQRGVDENWKSVKIANVSNFTVGGTPTFAPYDVKVRSVNEHGVGPEPSAVIGYSGEDLPMAAPDNVQVHVINSTLANVHWEPVFYQSVRGHLKGYKVYYSRQGSLHHHNPHHAEQQVITFNGNRTHGKLPGLHPFSRYTLNVRVFNGRGEGPACSNVEFETPEGVPGKPSFLNVVNLSLDSLTLEWGPPHDRNGRLTGYTLKYQPVNNSNDLGPLEELTVAANETRVTLLNLKYSTRYKFYFNAKTLKGSGPTITEEASTVIDEGHPEPPPHPHPLSPTSQSDRHPLHKAHPIVPAFENASFALREDGVLVSWEYLGPENKVYVEYIVENSNEEWKKEKVNNSQSHTLKRLKEGLAYKVRVVAKDHSDQMVHSSEELFVTVPAMTSRQVDIATQGWFIGLMCAIALLILVLLIVCFIKRNKGGKYPVKEKEDAHADPEIQPMKDEDCTFGEYSDNDDHKPLKGSRTPSNGTVKRDDSDDSLVDYGDGGDGQFNEDGSFIGQYSGKKERDTAECIESSEAPSPVNAMNSFV, via the exons ATGCCTGTGTGCTGCACGACAGCGCTGGGCAGGATGAGGACGGCTGCGGTGCTGCTGGTGTTGTTCCTGGGTCACATCGTCGCGCCTCTGGAAGTCCCCCTTGACc CCAAAGTTCTGGAAGGAT TACCACAACCGCCCACCATAACCCTGGAGTCACCGAAAGACTACATCGTGGACCCACGGGAGCACATCGTCATCCGCTGCGAAGCCAAAGCAAAACCCCCTCCTAG CTTCTCGTGGACAAGGAACGGAACGCATTTTGACATCGACAAGGACCCCAAAGTCAACATGAGGCCCAACTCGGGAACGCTGGTCGTCGACATCAGCGGCAAAGACAAAGCCGAGGCATACGAGGGCGTGTATCAGTGCACGGCCCGTAACGAACATGGGACCGCAGTTTCCAACAACATAGTCATACGCCAGCCCA GGTCCCCCTTGTGGTCAAAAGAGGATAATCCACCAATCATAGTGCAGGAAGGCGCATCCCTAGTGCTCAAGTGCAGACCGCCTGCTGGACTGCCCCCACCCATTGTGTTCTGGATGGATCACA ACTTCCTGAGGCTGCCCCTGAATCGGCGTGTGTCTCAAGGCCTGAACGGCGACCTGTACTTTTCCAACGCGGTGGTGTCGGATTCGCGCACTGACTACATCTGCTACGCCCGCTTCACCCACACGCAGACCATCCAGCAGAAGCAGCCCATCACCGTGCGGGTGGTCAACA ACGGTGCGACTGAGGATCGCCGGCCGTCCTTCCAGGTGCCGTCGGGCCCCACCAGCTCCAAGATGGTCCTGCGGGGCGAGGTGCTGGATATGGAGTGCATCGCTGAAGGCCT GCCCACTCCTGACATCACCTGGGCCAAGGTGAGCGGGGAGTTGCCCACCAAACGGTTCACCTATCACAACTTCCGCAAGAATCTGCGCATCACCGGCGTGACGGAAGCGGACGCCGGCCAGTACCGCTGCACCGCCAAGAACACGCTGGGCTCCATCCACCACGTCATCACCGTCACCGTTAAAG CTGCTCCCTACTGGATCATGGCTCCTCAGAACCTGGTGCTGGCACCCAGAGAGAGGGGCCAGCTGATCTGCCGCGCCAGTGGCAACCCCAAGCCCACCATCGGCTGGTTCGTCAACGGCGTGCCCATCCACA ATGTGCCGGACGACCCCGGCAGGGTAGTTGAGGGTGACACCATAATGTTTGAGGATGTGATGACTGGATCCAGTGCTGTGTACCAGTGCAATGCCTCAAACGAGTACGGCTATCTGCTAGCCAATGCCTTTGTCAATGTGCTGT CCGAGCCGCCCAGAATGCTGACCCCGCGCGACAAAGTCTATCAGGTCATCATGAATAAACCTGCCACTCTGGACTGCTCTTCCTTTGGCTCCCCCATACCCAAAATCACGTG GTTTAAGGACAGCCATCCCACTACTCTGGAGGGTGACCCCTACGTGTTCTATGACAATGGCACACTGGTGATCCCAGTGGCTCAGGCCATGAACAGTGGAAAGTACACCTGTGTGGCGTTGAACATGCTGGGCAAATCAGACAATCAGGTCTAcctggaggtcaaag AGCCTACCCGTATTCTGAAGCAACCGGAGTATCAGAAGGTGCAGAGGAACCGGGACGTGGTGTTTGAGTGCAAGGTGAAACACGACCCCTCCCTCAACCCCACCATGATCTGGCTGAAGGATAATGGAGAGCTGCCCGACGACGAGAG GTTTATTGTCGACTCTGACAGTCTGACCATCACCGAGGTGACAGAGAGTGATGCAGGGACTTACACCTGTATCATGAACACCACCCTGGACCAGGACTCGGCAAGCGCTAACCTCATGGTTGTCG AGGTTGTCAatg AGCAACCCGACCCACCCATTGACCTGGAACTGACTGACCAGAAGCCGAGGAGTGTGCAGCTCACCTGGACCCCAGGGAATGACCACAACAGTCCCATTAAGA GTTTCCTTATTCAGTATGAGGATTCGCTCCATGACCGTGGTAACTGGCACAACATGACAGAGGTCCCTGGCACAAAGATCACAGCCCACCTCAAGCTGTCTCCCTTTGTCCACTACACATTTAGGGTGCTGGCTCTAAATGAGGTCGGCTATAGCCATCCTAGTCTGCCCTCCCAACAGTACAGAACCAAGGCAGCAG TACCGGATGAAAACCCCATTGGAGTTCAAGGCATTGGAACTCAACCTGACAACTTGGTTATATACTGGAAG CCCTTGACAGGCCTGCAGTCCAATGGCCCCGGTCTTCAGTATATAGTCTTCTGGAAGCAGAGGGGCGTGGACGAAAATTGGAAATCTGTGAAAATAGCCAACGTCTCCAACTTTACAGTTGGGGGGACACCAACCTTCGCGCCGTATGACGTGAAAGTGCGGTCTGTGAATGAACACGGTGTTGGGCCCGAGCCCTCAGCTGTCATCGGTTACTCCGGGGAGGACt TGCCAATGGCAGCCCCTGACAACGTCCAGGTCCATGTGATTAACAGCACCTTGGCAAATGTCCACTGGGAGCCTGTGTTCTACCAATCAGTCCGGGGACACCTCAAAGGCTACAAG GTGTACTACTCACGGCAGGGGAGTCTGCACCATCACAATCCACACCACGCAGAGCAGCAGGTCATCACCTTCAACGGCAACAGGACGCACGGCAAGCTGCCAGGCCTGCACCCTTTCAGCCGCTACACCCTCAACGTCAGGGTGTTCAACGGCCGAGGGGAGGGGCCTGCCTGCAGCAACGTGGAGTTTGAGACTCCAGAGGGAG TGCCAGGGAAACCATCGTTCCTGAACGTTGTGAACCTGAGCCTGGACTCCCTCACCTTGGAGTGGGGCCCTCCTCATGACCGCAATGGACGTTTGACCGGTTACACTCTGAAATACCAGCCAG TCAATAACAGCAATGATCTGGGCCCATTGGAAGAGCTCACGGTGGCAGCCAATGAGACAAGGGTCACACTGCTCAACCTCAAGTACAGCACACGCTACAAGTTTTATTTCAATGCCAAAACTCTAAAGGGATCTGGCCCCACCATTACTGAGGAGGCCTCCACAGTCATCGATGAAG GGCACCCAGaacccccaccacacccacacccactctcCCCAACCTCACAGTCTGACCGACACCCCCTCCACAAGG CGCATCCAATTGTTCCAGCTTTCGAGAACGCTAGCTTTGCCCTGAGAGAGGACGGAGTGCTTGTCAGTTGGGAGTACTTGGGACCTGAAAACAAAGTTTATGTCGAATATATTGTAGAAAACA GTAatgaagagtggaaaaaggagAAGGTAAATAACTCGCAGTCCCATACGCTAAAGAGGCTAAAGGAGGGCCTGGCGTACAAAGTTCGCGTGGTTGCTAAAGACCACTCTGATCAAATGGTCCACAGTTCGGAGGAGCTTTTCGTAACCGTTCCAG CCATGACCAGTAGGCAGGTGGACATTGCTACACAGGGCTGGTTCATCGGCCTCATGTGTGCCATTgccctcctcatcctcgtcctcctcaTTGTCTGCTTCATCAAGAGAAACAAGGGAGGCAAATACCCAG taaaagagaaagaagatgcACACGCTGACCCAGAAATCCAGCCCATGAAAGATGAGGACTGTACTTTCGGAGAGTACAG TGACAATGATGACCATAAACCATTAAAAGGGAGCCGCACCCCGTCCAATGGCACGGTAAAGAGAGACGACAGTGACGACAGTTTAGTTGACTACGGGGATGGCGGCGACGGACAGTTCAACGAGGACGGCTCGTTTATTGGGCAGTATAGCGGAAAGAAGGAACGGGACACAGCCGagtgcattgagagctctgaaGCACCGTCCCCTGTTAATGCCATGAATTCTTTTGTGTAA
- the nrcamb gene encoding neuronal cell adhesion molecule isoform X4 gives MPVCCTTALGRMRTAAVLLVLFLGHIVAPLEVPLDPKVLEGLPQPPTITLESPKDYIVDPREHIVIRCEAKAKPPPSFSWTRNGTHFDIDKDPKVNMRPNSGTLVVDISGKDKAEAYEGVYQCTARNEHGTAVSNNIVIRQPRSPLWSKEDNPPIIVQEGASLVLKCRPPAGLPPPIVFWMDHNFLRLPLNRRVSQGLNGDLYFSNAVVSDSRTDYICYARFTHTQTIQQKQPITVRVVNMDAFNETWPVFLNETDFFGDGATEDRRPSFQVPSGPTSSKMVLRGEVLDMECIAEGLPTPDITWAKVSGELPTKRFTYHNFRKNLRITGVTEADAGQYRCTAKNTLGSIHHVITVTVKAAPYWIMAPQNLVLAPRERGQLICRASGNPKPTIGWFVNGVPIHNVPDDPGRVVEGDTIMFEDVMTGSSAVYQCNASNEYGYLLANAFVNVLSEPPRMLTPRDKVYQVIMNKPATLDCSSFGSPIPKITWFKDSHPTTLEGDPYVFYDNGTLVIPVAQAMNSGKYTCVALNMLGKSDNQVYLEVKEPTRILKQPEYQKVQRNRDVVFECKVKHDPSLNPTMIWLKDNGELPDDERFIVDSDSLTITEVTESDAGTYTCIMNTTLDQDSASANLMVVEVVNEQPDPPIDLELTDQKPRSVQLTWTPGNDHNSPIKSFLIQYEDSLHDRGNWHNMTEVPGTKITAHLKLSPFVHYTFRVLALNEVGYSHPSLPSQQYRTKAAVPDENPIGVQGIGTQPDNLVIYWKPLTGLQSNGPGLQYIVFWKQRGVDENWKSVKIANVSNFTVGGTPTFAPYDVKVRSVNEHGVGPEPSAVIGYSGEDLPMAAPDNVQVHVINSTLANVHWEPVFYQSVRGHLKGYKVYYSRQGSLHHHNPHHAEQQVITFNGNRTHGKLPGLHPFSRYTLNVRVFNGRGEGPACSNVEFETPEGVPGKPSFLNVVNLSLDSLTLEWGPPHDRNGRLTGYTLKYQPVNNSNDLGPLEELTVAANETRVTLLNLKYSTRYKFYFNAKTLKGSGPTITEEASTVIDEGHPEPPPHPHPLSPTSQSDRHPLHKAHPIVPAFENASFALREDGVLVSWEYLGPENKVYVEYIVENSNEEWKKEKVNNSQSHTLKRLKEGLAYKVRVVAKDHSDQMVHSSEELFVTVPAMTSRQVDIATQGWFIGLMCAIALLILVLLIVCFIKRNKGGKYPVKEKEDAHADPEIQPMKDEDCTFGEYSDNDDHKPLKGSRTPSNGTVKRDDSDDSLVDYGDGGDGQFNEDGSFIGQYSGKKERDTAECIESSEAPSPVNAMNSFV, from the exons ATGCCTGTGTGCTGCACGACAGCGCTGGGCAGGATGAGGACGGCTGCGGTGCTGCTGGTGTTGTTCCTGGGTCACATCGTCGCGCCTCTGGAAGTCCCCCTTGACc CCAAAGTTCTGGAAGGAT TACCACAACCGCCCACCATAACCCTGGAGTCACCGAAAGACTACATCGTGGACCCACGGGAGCACATCGTCATCCGCTGCGAAGCCAAAGCAAAACCCCCTCCTAG CTTCTCGTGGACAAGGAACGGAACGCATTTTGACATCGACAAGGACCCCAAAGTCAACATGAGGCCCAACTCGGGAACGCTGGTCGTCGACATCAGCGGCAAAGACAAAGCCGAGGCATACGAGGGCGTGTATCAGTGCACGGCCCGTAACGAACATGGGACCGCAGTTTCCAACAACATAGTCATACGCCAGCCCA GGTCCCCCTTGTGGTCAAAAGAGGATAATCCACCAATCATAGTGCAGGAAGGCGCATCCCTAGTGCTCAAGTGCAGACCGCCTGCTGGACTGCCCCCACCCATTGTGTTCTGGATGGATCACA ACTTCCTGAGGCTGCCCCTGAATCGGCGTGTGTCTCAAGGCCTGAACGGCGACCTGTACTTTTCCAACGCGGTGGTGTCGGATTCGCGCACTGACTACATCTGCTACGCCCGCTTCACCCACACGCAGACCATCCAGCAGAAGCAGCCCATCACCGTGCGGGTGGTCAACA TGGATGCATTCAATGAGACATGGCCAGTTTTTTTGAATGAAACTGATTTTTTTGGTG ACGGTGCGACTGAGGATCGCCGGCCGTCCTTCCAGGTGCCGTCGGGCCCCACCAGCTCCAAGATGGTCCTGCGGGGCGAGGTGCTGGATATGGAGTGCATCGCTGAAGGCCT GCCCACTCCTGACATCACCTGGGCCAAGGTGAGCGGGGAGTTGCCCACCAAACGGTTCACCTATCACAACTTCCGCAAGAATCTGCGCATCACCGGCGTGACGGAAGCGGACGCCGGCCAGTACCGCTGCACCGCCAAGAACACGCTGGGCTCCATCCACCACGTCATCACCGTCACCGTTAAAG CTGCTCCCTACTGGATCATGGCTCCTCAGAACCTGGTGCTGGCACCCAGAGAGAGGGGCCAGCTGATCTGCCGCGCCAGTGGCAACCCCAAGCCCACCATCGGCTGGTTCGTCAACGGCGTGCCCATCCACA ATGTGCCGGACGACCCCGGCAGGGTAGTTGAGGGTGACACCATAATGTTTGAGGATGTGATGACTGGATCCAGTGCTGTGTACCAGTGCAATGCCTCAAACGAGTACGGCTATCTGCTAGCCAATGCCTTTGTCAATGTGCTGT CCGAGCCGCCCAGAATGCTGACCCCGCGCGACAAAGTCTATCAGGTCATCATGAATAAACCTGCCACTCTGGACTGCTCTTCCTTTGGCTCCCCCATACCCAAAATCACGTG GTTTAAGGACAGCCATCCCACTACTCTGGAGGGTGACCCCTACGTGTTCTATGACAATGGCACACTGGTGATCCCAGTGGCTCAGGCCATGAACAGTGGAAAGTACACCTGTGTGGCGTTGAACATGCTGGGCAAATCAGACAATCAGGTCTAcctggaggtcaaag AGCCTACCCGTATTCTGAAGCAACCGGAGTATCAGAAGGTGCAGAGGAACCGGGACGTGGTGTTTGAGTGCAAGGTGAAACACGACCCCTCCCTCAACCCCACCATGATCTGGCTGAAGGATAATGGAGAGCTGCCCGACGACGAGAG GTTTATTGTCGACTCTGACAGTCTGACCATCACCGAGGTGACAGAGAGTGATGCAGGGACTTACACCTGTATCATGAACACCACCCTGGACCAGGACTCGGCAAGCGCTAACCTCATGGTTGTCG AGGTTGTCAatg AGCAACCCGACCCACCCATTGACCTGGAACTGACTGACCAGAAGCCGAGGAGTGTGCAGCTCACCTGGACCCCAGGGAATGACCACAACAGTCCCATTAAGA GTTTCCTTATTCAGTATGAGGATTCGCTCCATGACCGTGGTAACTGGCACAACATGACAGAGGTCCCTGGCACAAAGATCACAGCCCACCTCAAGCTGTCTCCCTTTGTCCACTACACATTTAGGGTGCTGGCTCTAAATGAGGTCGGCTATAGCCATCCTAGTCTGCCCTCCCAACAGTACAGAACCAAGGCAGCAG TACCGGATGAAAACCCCATTGGAGTTCAAGGCATTGGAACTCAACCTGACAACTTGGTTATATACTGGAAG CCCTTGACAGGCCTGCAGTCCAATGGCCCCGGTCTTCAGTATATAGTCTTCTGGAAGCAGAGGGGCGTGGACGAAAATTGGAAATCTGTGAAAATAGCCAACGTCTCCAACTTTACAGTTGGGGGGACACCAACCTTCGCGCCGTATGACGTGAAAGTGCGGTCTGTGAATGAACACGGTGTTGGGCCCGAGCCCTCAGCTGTCATCGGTTACTCCGGGGAGGACt TGCCAATGGCAGCCCCTGACAACGTCCAGGTCCATGTGATTAACAGCACCTTGGCAAATGTCCACTGGGAGCCTGTGTTCTACCAATCAGTCCGGGGACACCTCAAAGGCTACAAG GTGTACTACTCACGGCAGGGGAGTCTGCACCATCACAATCCACACCACGCAGAGCAGCAGGTCATCACCTTCAACGGCAACAGGACGCACGGCAAGCTGCCAGGCCTGCACCCTTTCAGCCGCTACACCCTCAACGTCAGGGTGTTCAACGGCCGAGGGGAGGGGCCTGCCTGCAGCAACGTGGAGTTTGAGACTCCAGAGGGAG TGCCAGGGAAACCATCGTTCCTGAACGTTGTGAACCTGAGCCTGGACTCCCTCACCTTGGAGTGGGGCCCTCCTCATGACCGCAATGGACGTTTGACCGGTTACACTCTGAAATACCAGCCAG TCAATAACAGCAATGATCTGGGCCCATTGGAAGAGCTCACGGTGGCAGCCAATGAGACAAGGGTCACACTGCTCAACCTCAAGTACAGCACACGCTACAAGTTTTATTTCAATGCCAAAACTCTAAAGGGATCTGGCCCCACCATTACTGAGGAGGCCTCCACAGTCATCGATGAAG GGCACCCAGaacccccaccacacccacacccactctcCCCAACCTCACAGTCTGACCGACACCCCCTCCACAAGG CGCATCCAATTGTTCCAGCTTTCGAGAACGCTAGCTTTGCCCTGAGAGAGGACGGAGTGCTTGTCAGTTGGGAGTACTTGGGACCTGAAAACAAAGTTTATGTCGAATATATTGTAGAAAACA GTAatgaagagtggaaaaaggagAAGGTAAATAACTCGCAGTCCCATACGCTAAAGAGGCTAAAGGAGGGCCTGGCGTACAAAGTTCGCGTGGTTGCTAAAGACCACTCTGATCAAATGGTCCACAGTTCGGAGGAGCTTTTCGTAACCGTTCCAG CCATGACCAGTAGGCAGGTGGACATTGCTACACAGGGCTGGTTCATCGGCCTCATGTGTGCCATTgccctcctcatcctcgtcctcctcaTTGTCTGCTTCATCAAGAGAAACAAGGGAGGCAAATACCCAG taaaagagaaagaagatgcACACGCTGACCCAGAAATCCAGCCCATGAAAGATGAGGACTGTACTTTCGGAGAGTACAG TGACAATGATGACCATAAACCATTAAAAGGGAGCCGCACCCCGTCCAATGGCACGGTAAAGAGAGACGACAGTGACGACAGTTTAGTTGACTACGGGGATGGCGGCGACGGACAGTTCAACGAGGACGGCTCGTTTATTGGGCAGTATAGCGGAAAGAAGGAACGGGACACAGCCGagtgcattgagagctctgaaGCACCGTCCCCTGTTAATGCCATGAATTCTTTTGTGTAA